The Xenopus laevis strain J_2021 chromosome 7S, Xenopus_laevis_v10.1, whole genome shotgun sequence genome includes a window with the following:
- the cdk1.S gene encoding cyclin-dependent kinase 1-A isoform X1 encodes MDEYTKIEKIGEGTYGVVYKGRHKATGQVVAMKKIRLENEEEGVPSTAIREISLLKELQHPNIVCLLDVLMQDSRLYLIFEFLSMDLKKYLDSIPSGQYIDTMLVKSYLYQILQGIVFCHSRRVLHRDLKPQNLLIDSKGVIKLADFGLARAFGIPVRVYTHEVVTLWYRAPEVLLGSVRYSTPVDVWSIGTIFAEIATKKPLFHGDSEIDQLFRIFRALGTPNNEVWPEVESLQDYKNSFPKWKGGSLSANVKNIDKDGLDLLAKMLIYDPAKRISARKALLHPYFDDLDKSSLPDNQIRN; translated from the exons ATGGACGAGTACACTAAAATAGAAAAGATCGGAGAGG GCACATATGGGGTTGTGTACAAAGGTCGTCACAAAGCAACTGGCCAGGTTGTTGCAATGAAGAAAATTCGATTGGAAAACGAAGAGGAAGGTGTCCCAAGTACAGCAATCCGAGAAATATCACTACTTAAAGAGCTTCAGCACCCTAACATAGTTTG TCTCCTAGATGTCCTCATGCAAGATTCAAGGTTGTATCTTATCTTTGAGTTTCTCTCCATGGATCTAAAGAAGTATTTGGACTCCATACCCAGCGGCCAGTATATAGATACGATGCTCGTTAAG AGTTACCTATACCAGATCCTACAAGGCATTGTATTTTGCCACTCCAGAAGAGTGCTACACAGAGACCTGAAACCGCAGAACCTGCTCATCGACAGCAAGGGAGTGATAAAGTTGGCAGATTTTGGGCTAGCCAGAGCTTTCGGCATTCCAGTTCGGGTTTACACACATGAG GTAGTGACATTATGGTACAGAGCCCCAGAAGTGCTGTTGGGGTCAGTCCGATATTCCACGCCGGTTGATGTTTGGAGCATAGGAACCATTTTTGCTGAGATTGCCACAAAGAAACCCCTCTTCCACGGTGACTCTGAAATTGACCAGCTCTTCAGGATATTCAG AGCTTTGGGAACACCCAACAATGAGGTGTGGCCAGAAGTAGAATCTTTACAAGATTACAAGAACTCATTCCCCAAATGGAAAGGGGGGAGCTTGTCGGCGAACGTGAAAAATATCGATAAGGATGGGCTGGACCTACTGGCT AAAATGCTAATCTATGATCCAGCCAAGAGAATTTCCGCACGTAAAGCTTTGCTGCACCCCTACTTCGATGATTTGGATAAGtccagccttcctgacaatcagaTTAGAAACTAA